In Lewinellaceae bacterium, a single window of DNA contains:
- a CDS encoding nucleotidyltransferase, which translates to MKPTLLILAAGMGSRYGGLKQVDGVGPGGEPIIEYSVYDAIRAGFGKVVFVIRKDIEPAFREKFSNKFEDKVQVEYAFQAVNTPIEGIAELPEREKPWGTAHAVLVARHLIQEPFAVINADDYYGISSFEDMAHFLKYDCRPDHYAMIGYQLDKTLSEAGQVNRGICEVNEAGLLTDVVERHKIHRAAEGIVYEEEGEKHSLSEQALVSMNFWGFHHQVFDEIRRQFLDFVEENKENPQAEFYIPTVVNQLIQSGKVKLSVLPNKEKWYGVTYREDKDMVEKAFGVLVEEGRYPGRLWG; encoded by the coding sequence ATGAAACCAACTTTACTGATACTGGCTGCCGGCATGGGCAGCCGCTACGGAGGGCTCAAGCAGGTCGACGGCGTCGGCCCCGGCGGAGAGCCCATTATTGAATATTCGGTTTACGATGCCATCCGGGCCGGTTTCGGCAAGGTCGTTTTCGTGATCCGCAAAGACATCGAGCCGGCTTTCCGCGAGAAGTTCAGCAATAAGTTTGAGGATAAGGTTCAGGTCGAGTACGCTTTTCAGGCGGTCAATACGCCGATCGAAGGCATTGCCGAGTTGCCGGAACGCGAAAAACCCTGGGGCACCGCCCACGCCGTGCTGGTGGCGCGCCACCTCATACAGGAACCCTTTGCTGTGATCAATGCCGACGACTACTACGGCATTTCCAGCTTCGAGGACATGGCTCATTTCCTGAAATACGATTGCCGCCCGGATCATTACGCTATGATTGGCTACCAACTGGATAAAACGCTGTCGGAAGCCGGCCAGGTCAACCGGGGCATCTGCGAGGTAAATGAGGCCGGCCTGCTGACGGATGTGGTGGAACGCCACAAAATACACCGGGCCGCAGAAGGCATCGTCTACGAAGAGGAGGGGGAAAAGCACTCCTTATCCGAACAAGCGCTGGTGTCCATGAACTTCTGGGGTTTCCACCATCAGGTATTTGACGAAATCCGACGGCAATTCCTCGATTTTGTGGAGGAAAATAAAGAAAACCCCCAAGCTGAATTTTATATCCCCACAGTCGTCAACCAGCTGATCCAGTCCGGCAAGGTAAAGCTGAGCGTGCTGCCCAATAAAGAAAAATGGTACGGCGTGACCTACCGGGAGGATAAGGATATGGTGGAAAAGGCCTTTGGGGTTTTGGTGGAGGAGGGGCGGTATCCGGGGCGGTTGTGGGGGTGA
- a CDS encoding 4Fe-4S dicluster domain-containing protein — translation MSELQKNDRRDFLKKGAWGVTLAAWGQLVFSCSSSGEGGEKVTESGDTVKLLSPEGELVEVKKEHLRHVHTIEKVSWKEARQGIPGRKFVMVIDLARCNNARKCVNACQAMHHLPSDKEWLSVRLMKDSEESAPYWFPKSCFHCDNPPCVKVCPVNATYKRQDGLVLVDADRCIGCKFCMAACPYSTRVFNWSEADVAGDADIHSYSPETSTPGKVGTVEKCDFCPDMARMGKLPDCVTACPNGVIYFGDENEDVVTNGSETLRFSQMIKDRSGYRYMEDLGTEPRVWYLPPRDRLFPVERGFENLPEGLQDELRDMLEEG, via the coding sequence ATGTCCGAATTGCAAAAAAATGACCGCCGGGATTTCCTGAAGAAAGGTGCCTGGGGAGTAACGCTGGCAGCCTGGGGGCAACTGGTCTTTTCCTGTTCTTCTTCCGGAGAGGGCGGAGAAAAGGTAACCGAGTCGGGAGATACGGTCAAGTTGCTTTCCCCGGAAGGAGAACTGGTGGAAGTAAAAAAAGAACACCTCCGTCACGTCCATACTATTGAAAAAGTATCCTGGAAGGAAGCCCGGCAGGGCATCCCGGGGAGAAAATTTGTCATGGTCATCGACCTGGCGCGCTGCAACAACGCCCGCAAGTGCGTCAACGCCTGCCAGGCCATGCACCACCTGCCTTCCGATAAGGAATGGCTATCGGTCCGGTTGATGAAAGACAGCGAAGAAAGCGCCCCTTACTGGTTTCCCAAGTCCTGCTTCCACTGCGACAACCCGCCCTGCGTGAAGGTTTGCCCGGTCAACGCTACCTACAAAAGGCAGGATGGGCTGGTGCTTGTCGACGCTGACCGCTGCATCGGTTGTAAATTCTGCATGGCGGCCTGCCCGTACTCTACCCGGGTATTCAACTGGAGCGAGGCGGACGTGGCAGGTGACGCGGACATCCATTCCTACTCACCGGAAACGAGTACGCCAGGTAAGGTCGGTACGGTCGAAAAATGCGATTTCTGCCCGGACATGGCGCGCATGGGTAAATTGCCGGACTGTGTCACGGCCTGCCCCAATGGAGTGATCTACTTTGGTGACGAGAACGAGGACGTCGTAACAAACGGCTCTGAAACCCTACGTTTCAGCCAGATGATTAAGGACCGCTCGGGTTATCGGTATATGGAGGATTTGGGAACCGAACCACGGGTTTGGTACCTGCCCCCGCGGGACCGCCTGTTCCCGGTAGAAAGAGGCTTTGAAAATCTCCCGGAAGGGCTCCAGGACGAGCTCAGGGATATGCTGGAAGAAGGATAG
- a CDS encoding PorT family protein: protein MNRLSLVLLLAIPGWFQLAAQEFSGGFRAGINFATIDGPSEASDSGNSLEEYKMSTGFHVGATANLKFNDYFGLRAELLYSQKGTDYNYNGQSFWILYTEDDQPIYATGDRNTSLSITNSYIDIPFMAVGRYGRVEISGGASLGFLVSSRGSGELTFSGQTAAGSTVDPFTVVLDFSYFDDTFRRTDIDDVEIRDIDGKTVKIPKTLTTNFQELEGKQDLFKTIDLGLIGGLAFYLNQGLYVGLRVNYGLSDLTKTEQDPSRKELNEDNNLIFRDDKDHNLTLQASVGFSF, encoded by the coding sequence ATGAATCGGCTTTCACTCGTACTATTATTGGCTATTCCGGGCTGGTTCCAGCTCGCCGCCCAGGAATTTTCCGGAGGCTTCCGGGCAGGCATCAACTTCGCCACCATCGACGGGCCGTCGGAGGCAAGCGACAGCGGCAACAGCCTGGAGGAATACAAAATGTCGACCGGCTTCCACGTCGGCGCTACGGCCAACCTGAAATTCAACGACTACTTCGGCCTGCGCGCCGAGTTGCTTTACTCCCAAAAAGGCACTGATTACAATTACAACGGCCAGTCTTTCTGGATACTGTATACCGAAGATGACCAGCCCATCTATGCCACCGGAGACCGGAATACTTCCCTTTCCATTACCAACTCCTATATCGACATCCCCTTTATGGCCGTAGGGCGCTACGGCAGGGTAGAAATCTCCGGGGGAGCCAGCCTTGGCTTCCTCGTATCTTCCCGAGGCTCCGGCGAGCTGACTTTCAGCGGGCAGACAGCCGCCGGCTCCACAGTCGACCCCTTTACGGTCGTTCTGGATTTCAGCTATTTCGACGATACATTCCGGCGGACCGACATCGACGATGTGGAAATCCGCGACATCGACGGCAAAACCGTGAAAATCCCCAAAACCCTGACCACCAACTTCCAGGAACTCGAAGGCAAGCAAGATCTTTTCAAAACCATCGACCTGGGCTTGATTGGCGGCCTGGCTTTCTACCTCAACCAGGGCCTCTACGTCGGCCTGCGGGTCAACTACGGCCTTTCAGACCTCACCAAAACCGAACAGGATCCTTCCCGCAAGGAGTTGAATGAAGACAACAATTTGATCTTCCGGGATGACAAAGACCACAACCTCACCCTGCAGGCTTCGGTCGGGTTTAGCTTCTAA
- a CDS encoding DUF4294 domain-containing protein, producing the protein MKNILLLFITAFGFSGMLQGQANGTISVAGQQYPYIVDDCGDTLIVATLDDVSISTMREFKSREDYLRYRRYRRYAAKVYPYAVEAVKIFREVEYATQAMKEKQRRKYIKTLHKDLKQQFTDPLKNLTKTQGMILIKMIERETDTPVYYLIKDLRNGLTATYWSTMGSLFGHDLKDGYHEGQDSILDAVLQDMDISYDVPDVQGVK; encoded by the coding sequence ATGAAAAATATATTGCTGCTCTTCATTACTGCCTTCGGCTTTTCCGGCATGCTCCAGGGCCAGGCTAACGGGACGATCAGCGTCGCCGGCCAACAATACCCTTACATCGTCGATGATTGCGGGGATACCCTGATCGTGGCTACGCTGGACGATGTGTCCATCTCCACCATGCGGGAATTCAAGAGCCGGGAAGACTATCTGCGCTACCGCCGCTACCGCCGCTATGCCGCCAAGGTGTATCCCTACGCCGTGGAGGCAGTCAAAATCTTCCGGGAGGTGGAATACGCCACCCAGGCCATGAAGGAAAAACAGCGCCGAAAATACATCAAGACGCTCCACAAAGACCTGAAGCAGCAGTTTACCGACCCTTTGAAAAACCTGACCAAGACCCAGGGCATGATCCTTATCAAGATGATCGAACGGGAGACGGATACGCCGGTCTACTACCTGATCAAAGACCTGCGCAACGGCCTGACGGCTACCTACTGGAGCACCATGGGCTCTCTCTTCGGCCACGACCTCAAGGATGGCTACCACGAAGGGCAGGACTCCATCCTCGACGCCGTATTGCAGGACATGGATATTTCGTATGATGTGCCGGACGTGCAGGGGGTGAAGTAA
- a CDS encoding ammonia-forming cytochrome c nitrite reductase subunit c552, with product MRLKIIFASLLSLALALSLSSCKGDEGPIGPAGPTGPTGSIGETGPAGEGVQNCKDCHGSNQLITAKLFQWENSIHATGGHYERNQASCAICHTSQGFLEVVGTGATSAGADVENPLPQNCYTCHMIHQTYTDADWALTTQDPVTFWVKGETADIGKGNLCINCHQARIPSPEVPEPGVDGMASVTSSRFGPHHGAQGMMFTGSAGYEVPGDESYTNGVHTNLVQNACITCHMAEVDGGRASGGHTFRVASAEGELNTNGCIQCHTDAGELETLVENTQAEIEGLLLQLGTRLNELGILRDDLELANASSSAPLELTNVQLGALWNYQYVREDKSLGVHNGKYARALLKNSLAALN from the coding sequence ATGAGATTGAAAATAATTTTCGCATCACTACTAAGCTTGGCGCTCGCCCTTAGTTTATCCTCCTGTAAAGGAGACGAAGGGCCGATCGGGCCTGCCGGGCCAACCGGGCCAACCGGCTCCATTGGAGAAACCGGCCCCGCCGGAGAAGGCGTTCAAAACTGTAAAGACTGCCACGGCAGCAATCAGTTGATTACGGCCAAGCTCTTCCAGTGGGAGAATTCCATCCACGCCACCGGCGGCCACTACGAAAGGAACCAGGCCTCCTGCGCCATCTGTCACACCAGCCAGGGCTTCCTGGAAGTTGTAGGTACGGGAGCTACTTCCGCCGGAGCAGATGTCGAAAACCCACTGCCGCAGAACTGCTACACCTGCCACATGATCCACCAGACCTATACGGATGCGGACTGGGCGCTGACCACGCAAGATCCGGTCACCTTCTGGGTGAAGGGCGAAACGGCCGACATTGGCAAGGGCAACCTTTGTATCAACTGCCACCAGGCCCGTATCCCCAGCCCGGAAGTACCTGAACCGGGAGTTGACGGAATGGCCTCTGTCACCAGCAGCCGCTTCGGCCCGCACCACGGCGCTCAGGGCATGATGTTCACCGGCAGTGCCGGCTATGAAGTGCCGGGCGACGAGTCCTACACCAACGGCGTACACACCAACCTCGTTCAGAATGCTTGTATTACCTGCCACATGGCTGAAGTTGACGGTGGCAGAGCATCCGGCGGCCACACCTTCCGGGTAGCATCAGCGGAGGGTGAACTCAACACCAATGGATGTATACAATGCCATACGGATGCCGGCGAACTCGAAACACTGGTTGAAAACACCCAGGCTGAGATCGAAGGCCTGCTGCTGCAACTGGGTACTAGGCTCAACGAACTGGGCATCCTCCGAGATGACCTTGAGCTTGCCAATGCCTCTTCCAGTGCACCGCTGGAACTGACCAACGTCCAGCTCGGCGCGCTCTGGAACTACCAGTATGTAAGAGAAGACAAGAGCTTAGGCGTGCACAACGGCAAATACGCCCGGGCACTGCTGAAAAACTCCCTCGCTGCTTTGAATTAA
- a CDS encoding GNAT family N-acetyltransferase, whose amino-acid sequence MNYSIRTATIETAVQVSQQVPELENPHGAEEYQKRFRNAPHLILAAYDGDKPVGFKAGYERDGYFYSWMGGVLPAYRKKGIAQALANAQEAWAKKQGYDSIAFKTRNVHKAMLIFALGNGFDIIAVEKKEEVAANRIWLRKAF is encoded by the coding sequence ATGAACTACTCCATCCGTACAGCCACTATCGAAACTGCCGTGCAAGTTTCCCAACAAGTTCCCGAACTGGAAAACCCGCACGGCGCTGAAGAATACCAGAAGCGCTTCAGGAATGCCCCCCACCTCATCCTCGCCGCCTACGACGGCGACAAGCCGGTGGGCTTCAAAGCCGGCTATGAGCGCGACGGCTACTTTTATTCCTGGATGGGCGGCGTGCTGCCGGCCTATCGAAAGAAAGGCATCGCTCAGGCACTGGCCAACGCCCAGGAAGCCTGGGCTAAAAAGCAGGGGTACGACAGTATTGCCTTTAAAACGCGCAATGTCCACAAAGCCATGCTTATATTTGCGCTGGGCAATGGTTTCGATATCATTGCCGTTGAAAAAAAGGAAGAGGTGGCTGCCAACCGAATCTGGCTGCGCAAAGCCTTTTAA
- the nrfD gene encoding polysulfide reductase NrfD has translation MNVTESQNATLRYFAPHLEKFSTRSKMWAGFLLALIAFGMFGLYKQIVDGHGVTGMRDYVVWGVYIVNFVFFIGVSYAGAIVAGILHLLKVPWRRPIIRLAIMLAVISAIVGPFFIILCIGRFDRLFYLFTHARLQSPIIWDVLAITTYLVGAVLFLYLTLIKDFAIYRDTKALNLPPWRRKVFKALALNYQDTEFQQKQVAVSKTLMSIIMVPMVVIVSSVLSWIFGMTLRPGWHSSIFGPYFVLASILSGIGVLIMLMYAFRKIYKLEEYFTDKHFVYMGWAMLILAAAYGYVTFSEYLTSWYGSEEWDGRVIDKLFVKEYSTWSLLSTISVIVVPIVVVALKPLRTTNMITLAAFLVAGGMWVRRYLIVVPTLETPLLPIQDVRPEYVNYSATWVEWALTIGGLATFFLFFLLMAKFVTIFSISEYADKTKFAGIDITDTKKVKQ, from the coding sequence ATGAACGTCACCGAAAGTCAAAATGCCACGCTGAGGTATTTCGCACCTCACCTTGAAAAATTTTCCACCCGGTCCAAGATGTGGGCCGGCTTCCTGTTGGCATTGATCGCCTTTGGCATGTTTGGCCTGTACAAGCAAATTGTGGACGGGCACGGCGTTACCGGTATGCGGGATTATGTGGTATGGGGGGTTTATATTGTCAACTTCGTATTCTTTATCGGAGTCAGCTATGCCGGGGCCATCGTGGCAGGCATATTGCACCTGCTCAAGGTGCCCTGGCGCCGGCCCATCATTCGCCTGGCCATCATGCTGGCCGTCATATCCGCCATCGTCGGGCCCTTCTTCATCATACTTTGTATCGGCCGCTTCGACCGGCTATTCTACCTGTTTACCCACGCCAGGTTGCAGTCGCCGATCATCTGGGATGTATTGGCGATCACGACCTATTTGGTGGGGGCTGTATTGTTCCTTTATCTCACGCTGATCAAAGACTTTGCGATTTATCGGGACACTAAAGCCCTGAACCTTCCACCATGGAGGCGCAAGGTATTTAAAGCGCTTGCCCTCAACTACCAGGATACGGAATTTCAGCAAAAACAAGTTGCCGTCTCCAAGACCCTCATGTCCATTATTATGGTTCCGATGGTGGTCATTGTGTCTTCTGTATTGTCCTGGATTTTTGGCATGACTTTGCGGCCCGGATGGCACAGCTCTATTTTTGGCCCCTACTTCGTACTGGCTTCCATCCTTTCCGGTATCGGCGTCCTGATCATGCTGATGTACGCCTTCCGGAAAATATATAAACTGGAAGAATACTTTACCGACAAGCACTTTGTTTATATGGGTTGGGCTATGCTGATCCTGGCGGCTGCCTACGGGTACGTTACTTTCTCCGAATACCTGACCAGTTGGTACGGCTCTGAGGAATGGGACGGCCGGGTGATCGACAAACTCTTCGTCAAGGAATACAGCACGTGGTCCCTCCTATCGACTATTTCTGTCATCGTCGTCCCGATCGTAGTGGTCGCCTTAAAACCCCTTCGCACGACCAACATGATCACCCTGGCCGCCTTTCTGGTGGCGGGTGGAATGTGGGTACGGCGCTACCTGATTGTGGTGCCCACGCTGGAAACCCCGCTGCTTCCCATACAGGATGTTCGTCCGGAATATGTAAATTATTCGGCGACCTGGGTAGAATGGGCATTGACTATCGGCGGCCTCGCTACCTTCTTTTTATTCTTTTTGCTGATGGCTAAATTCGTCACCATCTTCTCTATTTCGGAGTACGCCGATAAAACCAAGTTCGCTGGGATAGATATTACTGACACCAAAAAAGTTAAGCAATGA